The proteins below are encoded in one region of Brevundimonas fontaquae:
- a CDS encoding MAPEG family protein encodes MTTELIYLALTLILALVQIFLPAGARTAEFGSKWNAGPRDETPEAKKPLTGRLERAQANLYETLPLFIGAVLIAHVIGASNALTVWGAALYFWGRVVYVPLYAFGVPYIRSLVWVVSLAGLVMVLASLFFV; translated from the coding sequence ATGACGACCGAACTCATCTATCTGGCCCTGACGCTGATCCTCGCCCTGGTTCAGATCTTCCTGCCCGCCGGGGCGCGGACGGCCGAGTTCGGCTCGAAATGGAATGCGGGTCCGCGCGACGAGACGCCGGAGGCGAAGAAGCCGCTGACCGGCCGTCTCGAACGCGCCCAGGCCAATCTGTACGAGACCCTGCCGCTGTTTATCGGCGCGGTGCTGATCGCTCACGTCATCGGCGCGTCCAACGCCCTGACGGTGTGGGGCGCAGCGCTCTATTTCTGGGGGCGGGTGGTCTATGTGCCGCTCTACGCCTTCGGCGTTCCCTATATCCGGTCGCTGGTCTGGGTGGTCTCGCTTGCGGGACTGGTCATGGTCCTGGCGTCCCTGTTCTTCGTTTGA